The proteins below are encoded in one region of Helianthus annuus cultivar XRQ/B chromosome 2, HanXRQr2.0-SUNRISE, whole genome shotgun sequence:
- the LOC110898347 gene encoding uncharacterized protein LOC110898347, with translation MNNETSKKKHKLHCYNFLLDSTYTCDLVAAYYYKHMYKEPCMTSPQTGQAWMMEVLNGNPIRCVNAFRMHPNVFTKLCRELESNYGLQSSDRMSTCEKVGIFLYTLALGLSNRDVGERFQRSGETISRAFHEVLEAIVGRGKGFQGLARDVIKPKDPTFQFVPPQILNDKRYMPYFKDCIGCIDGTHIGACIPESQQLPYIGRKGVPTFNVMATCDFDMCFTFVSIGWEGSAHDTRVFINATQNSKFNFPQPPEGRYYLVDKGYPDRKGYLVPYSKTRYHQSQFQREPPNNMQEAFNRSHSSLRSHIERSFGILKKRFKILGKMPKYSVQTQIDVIMARFSLHNYIRNSQEDFIFTAMEQHPNYIPRDELHDVRNHDTSTSGLFEGTSNEMKHVRNEIATLIWNARH, from the exons ATGAATAATGaaacaagcaagaagaagcacaaactGCATTGCTATAATTTTTTGTTGGATTCAACCTATACATGTGATCTAGTTGCTGCATACTATTATAAGCATATGTACAAGGAACCATGCATGACATCACCTCAAACGGGACAGGCTTGGATGATGGAAGTTTTAAATGGCAATCCTATACGATGTGTAAATGCATTCAGAATGCATCCAAACGTATTTACGAAATTATGTAGAGAGCTTGAATCAAACTATGGATTGCAGTCGAGTGATAGAATGTCAACTTGTGAGAAGGTGGggatatttttatatacattagCATTGGGTTTATCTAACAGGGATGTTGGGGAGCGTTTTCAACGTTCTGGGGAGACTATTAGTAGAGCCTTTCATGAAGTTCTAGAGGCAATAGTTGGTAGAGGTAAAGGTTTTCAAGGTCTAGCACGTGACGTTATAAAACCAAAAGATCCAACTTTTCAATTCGTACCACCTCAAATCTTGAATGACAAAAGATACATGCCGTATTTCAAG GATTGCATTGGATGTATTGATGGTACACACATAGGGGCATGCATCCCAGAGAGTCAGCAACTACCTTATATTGGTAGAAAAGGGGTACCAACTTTCAACGTAATGGCAACATGTGATTTCGATATGTGTTTCACATTCGTATCGATCGGATGGGAGGGATCAGCACATGACACGCGCGTTTTCATTAACGCGACCCAAAATAGTAAATTCAACTTCCCACAACCACCTGAAG GTAGATATTATTTGGTTGATAAAGGATATCCAGATAGAAAAGGATACCTTGTACCATATTCCAAGACAAGATACCATCAATCTCAATTTCAAAGAGAGCCCCCGAATAATATGCAAGAAGCTTTCAACCGTTCACATTCATCTTTACGAAGTCATATTGAGAGgtcatttggaattttgaagaaACGATTTAAGATACTTGGTAAAATGCCCAAGTATAGCGTGCAAACACAAATTGATGTTATCATGGCTAGATTTTCATTGCACAACTATATACGTAATTCTCAAGAAGATTTCATATTTACTGCAATGGAGCAACATCCAAACTACATACCACGAGATGAACTACATGATGTTCGTAACCATGACACAAGCACTAGCGGTCTATTTGAAGGAACATCGAATGAGATGAAACATGTTCGCAACGAAATTGCTACTTTGATATGGAATGCACGACATTAA